One stretch of Tenacibaculum sp. MAR_2010_89 DNA includes these proteins:
- the topA gene encoding type I DNA topoisomerase produces the protein MAKNLVIVESPAKAKTIEKFLGKDFQVESSFGHIADLPSKELGVNVEGDFKPKYIVSTDKKAVVKKLKDLAKKAETVWLASDEDREGEAIAWHLAEQLKLKDKDTKRIVFNSITKKAILKAIENPRTINYNLVDAQQARRVLDRIVGYELSPVLWRKVKAGLSAGRVQSVAVRLIVEKERTIEGFEAKASYRVDAEFSNEEGKSFKAKLAKNFTTKKEAEEFLSSCADANFNVEDLQKKPAKKSPAAPFTTSTLQQEASRKLGFPVAKTMMVAQRLYEAGLITYMRTDSVNLSDDAKTAAEEEISNYYGKEYSKPRNYSTKSKGAQEAHEAIRPTDMTRHEVSVEYDQDRLYGLIWKRTLASQMSDAQLERTSVKIENDKNDKVFSANGEVITFEGFLKVYLEGNDNEDEEQDGTLPKMKVSETLVNKFISATERYTRPPARFTEASLVKRLEELGIGRPSTYAPTISTVQRRGYVEKGTAEGVERKYTQLMLANAKISENVLSEKVGADKGKIMPTDIGNIVNDFLVENFKRVLDYGFTAKVESDFDDIAEGKENWTSIIKDFYKDFHPNVKDVAENAERASGQRLLGVDPDSGKNVYVRLGRFGAMVQIGEATDEEKPKFASLQADQTLSSLTYEEAMDLFKLPKTVGDYEEKEVIVANGRFGPYIKFDGKYVSLDKGENPMSVDMDRAIELIEAKRKADAPIGHYEELPIQKGVGRFGPFIKWNSIFINVNKKYDFDNLTQEDLEELIEDKKRKEREKLIHNFEEVGIRVEKARWGRFNVIKGKIKIELPKTTEIEKLTQEEAVKMVEAKTPKKKKAKKKK, from the coding sequence ATGGCAAAGAATTTAGTAATAGTAGAGTCACCAGCAAAAGCAAAAACTATAGAAAAGTTTTTAGGGAAAGATTTTCAAGTTGAATCTAGTTTTGGACATATAGCAGATTTACCTTCGAAAGAATTAGGAGTTAATGTAGAAGGAGATTTTAAACCAAAATATATTGTTTCAACTGATAAGAAAGCAGTTGTAAAAAAACTAAAGGATTTAGCAAAAAAAGCAGAAACTGTTTGGCTAGCAAGTGATGAGGATCGTGAAGGAGAAGCTATTGCATGGCATTTGGCAGAGCAGTTAAAACTTAAGGATAAAGACACTAAACGAATAGTGTTTAACTCTATTACTAAGAAAGCAATTTTAAAAGCAATAGAAAATCCAAGGACTATAAATTATAATTTGGTAGACGCTCAACAAGCAAGGCGTGTATTAGATAGAATAGTAGGGTATGAATTATCACCTGTTCTGTGGAGAAAAGTAAAAGCAGGATTGTCAGCTGGTAGGGTTCAGTCTGTAGCTGTACGATTAATTGTAGAAAAAGAAAGAACTATTGAAGGTTTTGAGGCTAAGGCGTCATATAGAGTAGATGCTGAGTTTTCTAATGAAGAAGGAAAAAGTTTTAAAGCAAAGTTGGCTAAGAATTTTACAACGAAGAAAGAAGCAGAAGAGTTTTTAAGTTCTTGTGCTGATGCAAATTTTAACGTTGAAGATTTACAAAAGAAGCCAGCAAAAAAATCTCCAGCAGCTCCTTTTACAACATCAACTTTACAGCAAGAGGCATCTAGGAAATTAGGTTTTCCAGTTGCAAAAACAATGATGGTTGCTCAGCGATTATATGAAGCAGGACTTATAACATATATGAGAACCGATAGTGTTAATTTATCGGATGATGCTAAAACTGCAGCTGAAGAAGAAATATCTAATTACTACGGTAAAGAATATAGTAAACCAAGAAATTATTCAACTAAATCAAAAGGAGCTCAGGAAGCGCATGAGGCAATTCGTCCTACAGATATGACTCGTCATGAGGTGTCAGTTGAATATGATCAAGATCGTTTATACGGTTTAATATGGAAACGTACTTTGGCTTCACAAATGAGTGATGCCCAATTAGAAAGAACATCGGTTAAAATAGAAAATGATAAAAATGATAAAGTTTTTTCTGCTAATGGAGAAGTAATAACTTTTGAAGGTTTTTTAAAAGTATATTTAGAAGGTAATGATAATGAAGATGAAGAGCAAGATGGAACACTTCCTAAAATGAAAGTAAGTGAAACTTTAGTTAATAAATTTATCTCAGCAACAGAAAGGTATACCCGTCCGCCAGCAAGGTTTACTGAAGCATCTTTAGTGAAAAGGTTAGAAGAATTAGGAATTGGTCGTCCTTCTACGTATGCACCTACTATTTCTACAGTTCAAAGAAGAGGGTATGTTGAAAAAGGTACAGCTGAAGGAGTTGAAAGAAAGTATACTCAGTTAATGCTAGCTAATGCAAAAATTTCTGAAAATGTTCTATCAGAAAAGGTAGGGGCAGATAAAGGGAAAATAATGCCAACTGATATAGGGAATATTGTTAACGACTTTTTGGTAGAGAATTTCAAGAGAGTATTAGATTACGGTTTTACAGCAAAAGTAGAAAGTGATTTTGATGATATAGCAGAAGGAAAGGAAAATTGGACTTCAATAATTAAAGATTTTTATAAAGATTTTCATCCTAATGTAAAAGATGTGGCTGAAAACGCTGAAAGAGCTAGCGGACAACGTTTATTAGGAGTTGATCCTGATAGTGGTAAAAATGTATATGTTCGTTTAGGTCGCTTTGGCGCCATGGTTCAGATAGGAGAAGCAACTGATGAAGAAAAACCGAAGTTTGCAAGTTTACAGGCTGATCAAACTCTAAGTTCTTTGACTTATGAAGAAGCAATGGATTTGTTTAAGCTACCTAAAACTGTTGGAGATTATGAAGAGAAAGAAGTAATAGTTGCAAATGGTCGTTTTGGGCCTTATATTAAGTTTGATGGAAAATACGTATCTTTAGATAAAGGAGAAAATCCAATGTCTGTTGATATGGATAGAGCTATTGAGTTAATTGAAGCTAAAAGAAAAGCTGATGCACCTATAGGACATTATGAAGAGCTTCCAATTCAAAAAGGAGTTGGTCGTTTTGGACCGTTTATTAAATGGAATTCAATTTTCATTAATGTAAATAAAAAATATGATTTTGATAATCTTACACAAGAAGATTTAGAAGAATTAATTGAAGATAAAAAAAGAAAAGAGCGAGAAAAGTTAATTCATAATTTTGAAGAAGTTGGTATTCGTGTAGAGAAAGCACGTTGGGGACGTTTTAATGTTATTAAAGGTAAAATTAAAATTGAACTGCCAAAAACTACAGAAATAGAAAAGTTAACTCAAGAGGAAGCTGTGAAAATGGTAGAAGCTAAAACACCAAAAAAGAAAAAAGCTAAAAAAAAGAAATAA
- a CDS encoding formimidoylglutamase has protein sequence MNIDFFSPVSDSVVTHVMSQASSTLGGNISIHTSENGFPDLSKVKIAILAVSEGRGADQYDCLEGIYNIRKELYQLFSGNWHTKIADLGTIEQGSTIKDTYFAVSSVITSLLKDDIIPIIIGGSQDVTYANYRAYDALEQTVNLVSIDSRFDLGGDNEELLAKSFLGKVIMDEPSNLFNYSNIGYQTYFNSQEEIALLDKLYFDTFRLGEVKNITLVEPILRDADIVSLDIASVRQGDAPGAINASPNGFYGEDMCAIARYSGISDKVTSFGVYEYSSSLDVNNQTARLIAQAIWYFIEGVNHRANDYPYVTKENYERYTVVLDDDDPLNFYKSDKSGRWWMEINLISNNKHKRHALIPCNYRDYEQALNHKIPKRWFKALQKLT, from the coding sequence ATGAATATCGATTTTTTTTCACCGGTAAGTGACTCTGTTGTTACACATGTTATGTCGCAGGCATCCTCGACATTGGGTGGGAATATTAGTATTCATACTTCAGAGAATGGATTTCCTGACCTTTCTAAAGTAAAAATAGCAATACTTGCTGTTTCGGAAGGAAGAGGAGCCGATCAATACGATTGTTTAGAAGGTATTTATAATATCAGAAAAGAATTATATCAATTGTTTTCTGGTAATTGGCACACAAAAATTGCTGATTTAGGAACCATTGAGCAAGGAAGTACAATTAAAGATACTTATTTTGCCGTATCTTCAGTTATTACTTCATTACTTAAAGATGATATTATTCCAATAATAATTGGAGGAAGTCAAGATGTAACCTACGCAAATTATAGAGCTTATGATGCTCTTGAACAAACTGTAAACTTAGTGTCAATAGATAGTAGGTTTGATTTAGGTGGAGATAATGAAGAATTATTAGCTAAATCTTTCTTAGGGAAGGTTATAATGGATGAACCAAGTAATTTGTTCAATTATAGTAATATAGGATATCAAACTTATTTCAACTCGCAAGAAGAAATAGCATTGTTAGATAAGTTATATTTTGATACATTTAGGTTAGGAGAAGTTAAAAATATTACATTAGTAGAGCCAATTTTAAGAGATGCTGATATCGTTAGTTTAGATATAGCAAGTGTTAGACAAGGAGACGCACCTGGAGCTATTAATGCTTCGCCTAATGGATTTTATGGTGAAGACATGTGTGCAATAGCAAGATACTCAGGAATAAGTGACAAAGTTACTTCTTTTGGTGTCTATGAATATAGTAGTAGTTTAGATGTTAACAATCAAACAGCAAGACTTATAGCTCAAGCTATTTGGTATTTCATTGAAGGTGTAAATCATAGAGCAAATGATTACCCATATGTAACAAAAGAAAATTATGAAAGATATACAGTTGTTTTAGATGACGATGATCCATTAAATTTTTATAAAAGCGATAAAAGTGGTCGTTGGTGGATGGAAATAAATTTAATATCGAATAATAAACATAAAAGACATGCGTTAATACCATGTAACTATCGAGATTATGAGCAAGCATTAAATCATAAAATACCAAAAAGATGGTTTAAGGCATTGCAAAAGCTTACGTAA
- the gldK gene encoding gliding motility lipoprotein GldK produces MKKLAVFALLVSIIYACGSNGDRGELTGVKSKRKWFAEKPYGMAKIPGGSFTMGKQDEDPLGAMNAPTKTVTVQPFYMDESEITNSEYKQFVYWVRDSVTRTKLAYQAEFASSGEEGADGEKPAGIQLYAFASKDTVNETPYEKYMRENYYEVGEGLDSLKPLNWEEDLIWEQQEFPDADYVEVMDSLYIKKEEALNGIRTFKTKLLNYRYYWFDNEKAAKSGKDRKEFMKNEEINIYPDTTVWIKDFNYSYNDPMHQEYFAHKAYENYPVVGVSWNQAKAFCHWRTQTKNNFQRSKKKLGLVPAFRLPTEAEWEYAARGGLNYAKYPWGGPSTTSDRGCFLANFKPVRGDYAADGALYTVEAVSYNANEYGLYNMAGNVAEWTNTAYNQMSYYMGSTMNPNVENRENRRKIIRGGSWKDVAYFLEVSSRDWEYADTARSYIGFRTVQDYLGTSKSK; encoded by the coding sequence ATGAAGAAATTAGCAGTATTTGCATTATTAGTATCTATCATTTACGCCTGTGGTTCTAACGGAGACAGAGGAGAATTGACAGGAGTTAAATCAAAAAGAAAATGGTTTGCTGAAAAACCTTATGGTATGGCTAAAATACCAGGAGGTTCATTTACTATGGGTAAACAAGATGAAGATCCTTTAGGCGCTATGAACGCTCCTACTAAGACTGTGACTGTACAGCCTTTTTATATGGATGAGTCTGAAATTACTAATAGTGAGTATAAGCAATTTGTTTACTGGGTAAGAGATTCAGTTACTAGAACAAAATTAGCGTATCAAGCTGAATTTGCATCTAGTGGAGAAGAAGGAGCTGACGGAGAGAAACCAGCAGGTATTCAATTGTATGCTTTTGCATCTAAAGATACCGTTAATGAAACTCCATATGAGAAATACATGCGTGAAAATTACTATGAAGTAGGTGAAGGTTTAGATTCTTTAAAACCTTTAAATTGGGAAGAAGATCTTATTTGGGAACAACAAGAATTTCCTGATGCTGACTACGTAGAGGTAATGGATTCATTATATATTAAAAAAGAAGAAGCTTTAAACGGTATTAGAACTTTTAAAACTAAATTATTAAACTACAGATATTATTGGTTTGATAATGAAAAAGCAGCTAAATCTGGAAAAGACAGAAAAGAATTCATGAAAAATGAAGAAATTAATATCTATCCTGATACTACAGTTTGGATTAAAGATTTTAATTATTCATACAATGATCCAATGCATCAAGAATATTTTGCACATAAAGCATATGAAAACTATCCAGTAGTTGGAGTTAGCTGGAATCAAGCAAAAGCATTTTGTCACTGGAGAACACAAACTAAAAACAACTTCCAACGTTCAAAGAAAAAGTTAGGTTTAGTTCCTGCTTTTAGATTACCAACTGAAGCTGAATGGGAGTATGCTGCTCGTGGAGGTCTTAATTATGCTAAATATCCTTGGGGTGGACCAAGTACCACTAGTGATAGAGGATGTTTCTTAGCGAATTTTAAACCAGTTCGTGGAGATTATGCAGCTGATGGAGCTTTATATACAGTTGAAGCTGTTTCTTATAACGCTAATGAATACGGATTATATAACATGGCAGGAAACGTTGCTGAATGGACAAATACAGCATATAATCAAATGTCGTACTATATGGGGTCAACGATGAATCCTAATGTAGAAAATAGAGAAAATAGAAGAAAAATAATTAGAGGTGGTTCGTGGAAAGATGTAGCATATTTCTTAGAAGTAAGTTCAAGAGATTGGGAGTATGCAGATACAGCAAGAAGTTATATCGGATTTAGAACTGTACAAGATTATTTAGGTACAAGTAAAAGTAAGTAA
- the gldL gene encoding gliding motility protein GldL, with protein sequence MAQSKSSKKVFNMAYGLGASVVILGALFKIMHFKIGPLTGGVMLTAGLVVEAIIFAISAFEPIEDELDWTKVYPELAGGSSLGKNNEASPEEAQSMLSQKLDNILKEAKLDATLISSLGDSIKNFQGAAEGLTATSATVSSTNQYNEQMSMAAAKLESLNGAYSVQVENATKQADLNSAMVENSQRLQEQMQSLATNLSSLNGVYGGMLSAMSK encoded by the coding sequence ATGGCACAATCAAAATCGAGTAAGAAAGTATTTAACATGGCCTATGGTTTAGGAGCCTCTGTAGTAATTTTAGGAGCACTTTTTAAAATCATGCACTTTAAAATTGGCCCATTAACAGGAGGTGTAATGTTAACTGCAGGGTTAGTAGTAGAAGCTATTATTTTTGCAATATCTGCATTTGAACCTATCGAAGATGAATTAGATTGGACCAAAGTTTACCCAGAATTAGCAGGAGGTTCTTCATTAGGCAAAAACAATGAAGCATCACCAGAAGAGGCTCAAAGTATGTTGTCTCAAAAATTAGATAATATTTTAAAAGAAGCAAAGTTAGATGCTACCTTAATTTCAAGTTTAGGCGATAGTATTAAAAACTTTCAAGGTGCTGCAGAAGGTTTAACTGCTACATCAGCAACTGTTTCTTCAACTAACCAATATAACGAGCAAATGTCTATGGCAGCTGCTAAGTTAGAATCATTAAATGGAGCATATTCAGTTCAAGTTGAAAACGCAACCAAACAAGCTGATTTAAATTCAGCAATGGTAGAAAACTCTCAACGTTTACAAGAACAAATGCAATCATTAGCAACAAACTTATCTTCATTAAATGGAGTATATGGAGGAATGTTATCTGCAATGTCTAAGTAA
- the gldM gene encoding gliding motility protein GldM yields the protein MAGGKQSPRQRMVNLMYLVFIAMLAMNMSKEVLSAFGLMNEKLSESNTRATKSNQASYEALALKASEQAKQYGKAKEDTDKLRVMADELFNYIDELKTKMTSDLEDTKAYESMDKSGFLDQYFFANGKISAKGKEYVAKIKEFKEKALEVLGERDLAKVVSERFKTDDVKDKEGVKKSWLSYNYEGFPLIASLTKMTQIQSDVKTTESDALSALLQGELSKAVSMTNYEAMVVFEKNAYYPGEKLSGKIILGKNDPNLTAEKVIVNGKDIEEAKIKAGQVILDGPAGSVGDKELKGEFHFKEGDSTVIIPIKGGYSVIPKPNEAVISADKMNVVYKGLSNPLTISIPGVAGNKVVASAPGLKRVKGNSYVMRPKGNGEVTIRVSGTLPNGSKVSSNKKFRIKDIPPAVGMVRNQYGTVRMPKASVRNITVGAGLPDFLFDLKLNVSSFKIKVPGQTTIAVSGTRLNARAKKALSRARRNDVITIFGIEASVSGSNYKIKKVLNVSIEVTN from the coding sequence ATGGCAGGAGGAAAACAGTCACCAAGGCAGAGGATGGTAAACTTGATGTACCTTGTTTTTATTGCAATGTTAGCAATGAACATGAGTAAAGAAGTTTTATCAGCTTTTGGATTAATGAATGAGAAGTTGTCAGAGTCTAATACTAGGGCAACTAAATCAAATCAAGCTTCATATGAGGCTTTAGCTTTAAAAGCATCAGAACAAGCTAAACAATATGGGAAAGCTAAAGAAGACACAGATAAATTACGTGTTATGGCTGATGAATTGTTTAACTATATAGATGAGTTAAAAACAAAAATGACTAGTGATTTAGAGGATACTAAAGCCTATGAATCAATGGATAAATCTGGATTTTTAGATCAATATTTCTTTGCTAATGGAAAAATTTCAGCAAAAGGTAAAGAATATGTTGCTAAAATTAAGGAGTTTAAAGAAAAAGCGTTAGAAGTTTTAGGAGAAAGAGACTTAGCAAAAGTTGTTTCTGAGCGTTTTAAAACTGATGATGTTAAAGATAAAGAAGGTGTTAAAAAATCTTGGTTAAGTTATAATTATGAAGGTTTTCCTTTAATTGCTTCTTTAACTAAAATGACACAGATTCAATCTGATGTTAAAACAACTGAGTCTGATGCGTTATCTGCTTTATTACAAGGTGAGTTATCAAAAGCAGTTTCTATGACTAATTATGAAGCCATGGTTGTTTTTGAGAAAAACGCTTATTATCCAGGTGAAAAATTATCAGGTAAAATAATTTTAGGTAAAAATGACCCTAACTTAACTGCTGAGAAAGTAATAGTTAACGGTAAAGATATAGAAGAGGCTAAAATTAAAGCTGGTCAAGTTATATTAGATGGGCCTGCTGGTTCTGTTGGAGATAAAGAACTTAAAGGTGAATTTCACTTTAAAGAGGGAGATTCAACAGTTATTATTCCAATTAAAGGAGGTTATTCTGTTATACCTAAACCAAATGAAGCTGTAATTTCTGCTGATAAAATGAATGTAGTTTATAAAGGATTGTCAAATCCATTAACTATATCTATTCCAGGTGTAGCAGGTAACAAAGTTGTAGCTTCTGCTCCAGGATTAAAAAGAGTAAAAGGGAATAGTTATGTAATGAGACCAAAAGGAAATGGTGAAGTTACAATTAGAGTTTCTGGAACATTACCTAACGGAAGTAAAGTAAGTTCTAATAAGAAGTTTAGAATTAAGGATATTCCACCAGCTGTAGGTATGGTTAGAAATCAATATGGTACAGTTAGAATGCCAAAAGCTAGTGTTAGAAATATTACAGTTGGAGCAGGATTACCTGATTTCTTATTTGATTTAAAACTAAATGTATCTAGCTTTAAAATTAAAGTTCCTGGTCAAACAACAATTGCAGTTTCTGGAACACGCTTAAATGCTAGAGCTAAAAAAGCTCTTTCAAGAGCAAGAAGAAACGATGTAATTACCATTTTTGGTATTGAAGCATCTGTGTCTGGATCTAATTATAAAATAAAGAAAGTGCTAAATGTTAGCATTGAAGTTACTAATTAA
- the gldN gene encoding gliding motility protein GldN, with the protein MNWKRFYLVALTLVVTSYASAQANLLNSKKVSEIGFKSEAQIASEDDKPLPYGHITDRDVLWSKVVWEYIDLNQKINLPYYYPIDTVSTGNGRRSLFDSLLKGIRDGEIKEVYDDSYFTSKIGMDEIKEKTEDLRDDGYGNIDPYTIKSEQVKGYLVKGIWYFDKRQGELKYRLLGIAPMGPDVQVLGRDEIDDKDNIYELFWIFYPDARETLHKSKVFNPLNSATPISYDNLLNARRFTATIVKEENLYGDREIKDYVRGNSLFQLLEANRIKEGIRDREMDMWNY; encoded by the coding sequence ATGAATTGGAAGCGTTTTTATTTGGTTGCATTAACACTTGTAGTAACAAGTTATGCAAGTGCACAAGCAAACCTTTTAAATTCTAAAAAGGTAAGCGAAATAGGATTTAAATCAGAAGCTCAAATTGCTTCAGAAGATGATAAACCCTTACCTTATGGACATATTACAGACAGAGATGTTTTGTGGTCTAAAGTGGTATGGGAATACATTGATTTAAATCAAAAAATAAACTTACCTTACTATTATCCAATAGATACAGTAAGTACAGGTAATGGAAGACGTTCTTTATTTGATTCTTTATTAAAAGGAATTAGAGATGGTGAAATAAAAGAAGTTTATGATGACTCTTATTTTACGTCTAAAATAGGAATGGATGAAATTAAAGAGAAAACAGAAGATTTAAGAGACGATGGTTATGGTAACATTGATCCATATACAATCAAATCTGAACAAGTTAAAGGATATTTAGTTAAAGGTATTTGGTACTTTGATAAGCGACAAGGAGAGTTAAAGTATCGTTTATTAGGAATTGCTCCAATGGGACCAGATGTTCAAGTTCTAGGACGTGATGAAATTGATGATAAGGATAATATTTATGAACTTTTTTGGATTTTTTATCCTGATGCTAGAGAAACACTACATAAATCAAAAGTATTTAATCCTTTAAACTCTGCTACTCCAATATCATATGATAACTTATTAAACGCTCGTAGGTTTACTGCTACAATTGTAAAGGAAGAAAACTTATATGGCGATAGAGAGATTAAAGATTATGTTCGTGGAAACTCATTATTTCAACTTTTAGAGGCTAATAGAATAAAAGAAGGAATACGTGATAGAGAAATGGATATGTGGAATTATTAA
- a CDS encoding FAD-binding oxidoreductase produces MIKEVDYIIVGLGLAGISFAEELAKNNYSFVVYEDCSQTSSKVAGGVYNPVILKRFTPVWNGHDQLEFALPKYEELENKLDVKIDSKFKTRKVFNSIADENNWFVALDKPFLSNYMQPDILKGKIEGVIGDFGFGELKGTGRIDTHKLILNYTEYLRKRGAIYEEKFIYDELIIEDEFLRYKDIKSTKIVFCEGFGITKNPFFNDLPLKESKGEILTIHSPELKIDFLLKSNVFVMPLGNDYYRVGATFNWTDSTTTPTKEGREELEAKLKNVISVPYKVTNHTAGIRPTVKDRRPLLGKHPKYSNLAVLNGLGTRGVMIGPTMASMLFKHLEKGELLEKEVDINRFN; encoded by the coding sequence ATGATTAAAGAGGTTGATTATATTATAGTTGGTTTAGGTTTAGCAGGAATTTCATTTGCTGAAGAATTAGCTAAAAATAACTATAGTTTTGTAGTTTATGAAGACTGTTCTCAAACATCTTCAAAAGTAGCTGGTGGGGTTTATAATCCTGTTATTTTAAAAAGATTCACACCAGTTTGGAATGGTCATGATCAACTTGAGTTTGCGCTACCTAAATATGAAGAATTAGAAAATAAATTAGATGTTAAAATAGATTCTAAATTTAAAACCAGGAAAGTATTTAATTCAATTGCTGATGAAAATAATTGGTTTGTAGCATTAGATAAACCATTTTTATCTAATTATATGCAACCAGATATTTTAAAGGGAAAAATTGAAGGAGTTATTGGTGATTTTGGTTTCGGTGAATTAAAAGGAACTGGGAGAATAGATACCCATAAACTTATTTTAAATTATACAGAGTATCTACGTAAACGTGGTGCTATATATGAGGAAAAATTTATTTATGATGAGTTAATTATAGAAGATGAATTTCTTAGATATAAAGACATCAAATCTACCAAAATTGTTTTCTGTGAAGGTTTTGGAATAACAAAGAATCCTTTTTTTAATGATTTACCTTTAAAGGAGTCAAAAGGAGAAATACTTACAATTCATTCACCAGAATTAAAGATTGACTTTTTATTAAAATCAAATGTATTTGTTATGCCACTAGGTAATGATTATTATAGAGTTGGTGCAACATTTAATTGGACAGATTCTACAACTACTCCAACTAAGGAGGGTAGAGAAGAACTTGAAGCGAAGTTAAAAAATGTAATTTCTGTTCCCTATAAAGTAACTAATCATACAGCTGGAATAAGACCAACAGTTAAAGATAGAAGACCTTTGTTGGGTAAGCATCCTAAATATTCAAATTTAGCTGTTTTAAATGGCTTAGGAACACGAGGTGTTATGATAGGTCCAACAATGGCTAGCATGCTGTTTAAACATTTAGAAAAAGGTGAGTTATTAGAAAAAGAAGTAGATATTAATAGGTTTAATTAA
- a CDS encoding response regulator transcription factor, with the protein MKPTIYIADDHPILIKGLKDLLIEKEYNIIGTGNDGKSALNFILKNQPSIAILDVEMPKLTGIEVAKECLKNNVSSKIILITLHKEVQLYLQAKKYNIYGYILKEFALEEIELCINSVLNNTPFFSQKIKDLLNFTEDDNSVLKDFTLAERRILKLISQHKTNKEIGHLLFLSPRTIEKYRSKIILKLDLSPKTGALLNWTQKNKHLFT; encoded by the coding sequence ATGAAACCAACCATTTACATAGCTGATGATCACCCTATATTGATTAAAGGGTTGAAAGATTTATTAATTGAAAAAGAGTATAATATCATAGGTACAGGAAATGATGGGAAATCTGCACTTAATTTTATACTAAAAAACCAACCCTCTATAGCCATTTTAGATGTTGAAATGCCTAAGTTAACAGGTATAGAAGTAGCTAAAGAATGTTTAAAAAATAATGTAAGTTCAAAAATTATACTTATTACACTTCACAAAGAAGTTCAATTATATTTACAAGCAAAGAAATATAATATCTATGGATATATATTAAAAGAATTTGCACTTGAAGAAATTGAATTATGTATAAACTCTGTTTTAAATAATACTCCTTTTTTTAGTCAAAAAATTAAAGATCTTTTAAATTTTACTGAAGATGACAATAGTGTATTAAAAGATTTCACGTTAGCAGAGAGACGAATATTAAAGCTAATTTCGCAACATAAAACAAATAAGGAAATTGGTCATTTACTTTTTTTATCACCTAGAACTATTGAAAAATATAGAAGCAAAATTATTTTGAAGCTAGATTTAAGCCCTAAAACAGGGGCCTTACTTAACTGGACTCAAAAAAACAAGCACTTATTTACTTAA